From a single Ciconia boyciana chromosome 6, ASM3463844v1, whole genome shotgun sequence genomic region:
- the ALKBH3 gene encoding alpha-ketoglutarate-dependent dioxygenase alkB homolog 3 isoform X8, whose translation MKLSGRVSRLLFLTVLRDTEHEALSGGLAFIAAKAPVASNLAPAGTRPAWIRKDQPHTQKQFVFEKPSEVERKVPEAGVIDKPGVYELSKVPTGISRIHLIPGFIDSEQADWMFEQLLQDIPWGQRTHIRQEVSFEEPRLTSWYGELPYTYSRITMQPNPNWHPLLTMLKEHIEEFTGYTFNSLLCNLYRNEKDSVDWHSDDEPSLGKNPVIASLSFGATRTFEMRKKPSTTKQTSLLDKEARVEHPFKN comes from the exons ATGAAACTGTCTGGACGTGTCTCCCGGTTGCTTTTTCTGACCGTGCTGCGTGACACGGAGCATGAGGCCTTGAGTGGTGGTCTGGCTTTTATAG CAGCTAAGGCACCTGTGGCCAGCAACCTTGCCCCTGCAGGCACTAGACCAGCATGGATAAGGAAAGATCAGCCTCACACTCAAAAGCAATTTGTCTTCGAAAAGCCATCAGAG gtggagcgCAAAGTTCCTGAGGCAGGTGTGATAGA CAAGCCTGGTGTGTATGAGCTCAGCAAAGTACCAACTGGCATTTCTAG gaTTCATTTGATTCCTGGCTTTATTGACTCAGAACAAGCAGACTGGATGTTTGAACAGCTCCTCCAAGACATACCCTGGGGTCAGAGAACTCACATCAGACAGG aagtaTCTTTTGAGGAGCCAAGGCTTACCTCGTGGTATGGGGAACTTCCTTACACGTACTCCAGGATAACAATGCAGCCAAACCcaaat TGGCATCCTCTGCTGACCATGCTAAAGGAGCACATTGAAGAGTTCACTGGCTATACCTTCAACTCTCTTCTCTGCAACCTCTACCGAAATGAGAAGGATAGCGTAGACTGGCACAGTGACGATGAACCATCACTGGGAAAAAATCCTGTCATTGCCTCACTCAGCTTTGGTGCTACCCGGACCTTTGAGATGAGGAAGAAACCCTCCACT ACTAAACAGACATCTTTACTTGATAAGGAGGCACGTGTGGAACATCCTTTCAAGAATTAG